CGTCATCAAGGGCATCTCCCCCAAGTAGACCTCTTGCTCTTTAATGTCCCTGATGCTGCTGGCCTCGGAACTGACTGGCTTATCCCAGACGATCAGGCGAAGGGTCACCTTGATCGGAACGGAGTAAGTCATCCCCTTCTCCAGGGATTCCTCTGCGCCGTACTTGGGCACCCCGAACTCGTACTTAACAAAACCCAGGGACGCTGAATTGTCGTAATTGAAAATCGGGAAGATGCTGGCGAAAGCCCCTTGAAGGCCGATCTCCTCCCGCGCGTGCGGAGGAACCTTCATTTGCAGGAACTGATCGAAGGACCGTCGCTGGATCTCAATCAGATTGGGGATAGAGATCACCTCTTTGATTTTGCTAAAACTCCAGCGCTCGGCTGCCACGCTCTTCTTTGCGAGGGCCATACGTCCTTGACTCCTTTTCTTCCTGCTTTATTTAAGTTCTGCGGTCGCGCCAGTCGCCTCGATCTTCGCTTTGATCGCTTCCGCCTCAGCCTTTGATAGTCCTTCCTTTACCGCCTTAGGAGCGCCCTCGACCAGGTCCTTTGCCTCTTTCAGACCAAGGCCGGTGATTGCCCTCACCTCCTTGATCACCTGGATCTTCTTTTCCCCCACAGAAGCGAGGATGACCGAGAATTCCGTCTTTTCCTCAGTTGGTGCCGCTGCAGCAGCGGAAGCCCCTCCTGGACCTACCGCCATCGCAGGCATCATCGCCGCAGCGGAAATGCCAAACTTTTCCTCAATCCCTTTCACCAGCTTGTTGAGGTCCAAGACACTCCACTGCTCAATCGAGTCTAATACGTCATCAGCTGTGACCTTTGCCATCGTCAATCCTCTCCTTGGCTACGTAGTAACACGTGTGTCGACGATGCCCAAGCCGCTCCAGGGCCAGGGCCGGTTCTTTACTCTTTCTGTTGTCTCACCGCCTCCAGAACCATCAGGAGCGAACGAAGCGGCCCAGAAAGTACAGTCACGAGGCCGCGAAGGGGGGATTGCAGAATACCAGCGAGCCTGGCCGCAAGCACCTCACGTGGAGGGAGATCAGCAAGCGCCATTACCTCTTGGCTAACCAGCACTCTTCCCTCTGCGAAACCGGCTTTGATTTGGAAGGTCGATTTCGTCTTGATGAAAGAGGCTAAGAGCTTAGCAGGCGCGGTAGGATCACCTTTCCCGTGGACAATCGCTGTCGGGCCAACGAGGTAAGGCTTTAGCTCCTGGAGTTCCGTCCCCGTGACGGCCAATCTGGCGAGAGTATTCTTAACGACCCGGAGAGCCATCCCCTGTTGGCGGAGCATTTTTCTCAGTTCAGTCAAATCGCTTACACTGAGCCCCCGAGGATCTGCCAATATGGCTACAGTCGCCCCTGCTAGCCCAGTCTTGAGTTCATCAACTACCGTTGCCTTTTCCGTCTGCTTCACTGTCCCCTCCCTGCAAGACAAGGTGGCTTCCCTAGCTCTTTGCCAACCCCACCAAGGTGTCAAGCTCCACCTTTATACCCGGTCCCATTGTTGACGATATGGTGACCCCATTAAGGTATCGACCCTTGCTGGAGGCCGGCTTGGCCCGGAGCAACGCCTCCAGCAAAGCCACGGCATTCTCACGGAGCTGGTCCGCCGTAAAGGAGGCCTTACCGAAAGGCGCATGCACGATCCCTGCCTTCTCCGTGCGATACTCAATCTTTCCGCCCTTAAACTCCCTGACCGCTTTTCCAACATCGAAGGTGACGGTGCCGGTCTTAGGGTTGGGCATCAATCCCCGAGGTCCGAGAACCTTTCCGAGGCGTCCCACCAGACCCATGACGTTCGGGGTAGCAATTGCCCGATCGAACTCAAGCCATCCCTGTTGAATCTTCTCTATCAGGTCTTCACAGCCAACATAATCAGCGCCAGCCTCACGCGCATCCTTCTCTTGTTCGCCCTTCATGAAGACCAGCACCCGAACACTCTTCCCTGTGCCATGAGGCAACACGACCGTGCCCCTCACCATCTGATCGGCATGCTTCGGATCAACCCCCAGGCAGACAGCGATTTCCATGGTCTCATCAAACTTCGCGCCGGCATTCGACTTTACTGCCTCTATCGCCTTAGCCAAGTCGCATGCACCAACCCGTGTCACTGCCTCAGTAGCCACCCCATAGCGCTTTCCAGCTTTCGACATATCCCACCCCTGAAAGAAAGGGTATAGGGTAGAGGGTGCAGGGTATAGAGGAGATGAAGCGGATCGCGTTCCCCTTATAAACCCTAGACCCTAGACCCTCAACCCTGTTCTTAGACTACATCAATCCCCATAGTCCTCGCCGTTCCCTCGATAATCCTGACAGCCGACTCAAGTGATAGCGCATTCAAGTCCGGCATCTTCGTTCGCGCAATCTCTTCCACCTGCATCCTGGTCACCTTGCCTACCTTCGTACGGTTCGGTTCCTTAGAGGCCTTCGCGATCCCAACGGCCTGCTTTAACAGGATTGCTGCAGGGGGGGTCTTGGTGATGAAAGTGAAGGACCGGTCCGCGTAGATAGTGATGACAACAGGGATCACCAGGCCCTCTTCCGATGCTGTCAGTGCATTAAAGGCCTTACAGAACTCCATGATGTTGACGCCGTGCTGTCCGAGTGCAGGGCCGACCGGCGGCGCTGGGTTGGCCTTACCGGCTGGGACCTGAAGTTTTACGATCGCTGTAACTTTTTTCGCCATAAAGACCTCAAATGCAGAAGCTGTTAGCTGCTAGCTGTGAGCTGTTCTTTCAGACCTTTTCAACCTGTAGGAACTCAAGGTCCACCGGGGTCGGCCTTCCGAAGATGCTGACCATAACCTTTAGCCGCCCCTTTTCGGGCTTAACCTCATCAACGAGGCCAGTGAAGTTGGCGAACGGACCGTCGATAACTCGAACACTTTCCCCACGCAGGAACATGACCCTATGTTTGGGTCGCTCAGCCCCCTCCTCTACCTGCTGCAGGATGGCTTGCACCTGTTCCTCTGGAACTGGAGTTGGTTGCGTAGCCGGGCCAACAAAGCCAGTCACTTTCGGGGTATTCTTGACGAGATACCAAATATCCTCCGACATTTCTGCCTTGATCAGAACGTACCCTGGAAGGAATTTCCGCGAGGAAACCGTTCGTTTCCCCTTCTTGAGCTCGACCACGTCTTCAGTGGGAATAACGACCTGGGAGATCTTGTCAGCTAGCCCCATGGCGGCAGCCCGCTGCTCAATGCTTCCCTTCACCTTATTCTCAAAACCCGAATACGTATGGATTACATACCAACTTTGCGGCATAGTTTGACCTGCTGGCATCAGCTACTCCTGGCTACCTGACTACCAAAGTGAGCAGCCATTGCAATATGACGTC
This genomic stretch from Candidatus Methylomirabilis limnetica harbors:
- the rplL gene encoding 50S ribosomal protein L7/L12 → MAKVTADDVLDSIEQWSVLDLNKLVKGIEEKFGISAAAMMPAMAVGPGGASAAAAAPTEEKTEFSVILASVGEKKIQVIKEVRAITGLGLKEAKDLVEGAPKAVKEGLSKAEAEAIKAKIEATGATAELK
- the rplJ gene encoding 50S ribosomal protein L10, with amino-acid sequence MKQTEKATVVDELKTGLAGATVAILADPRGLSVSDLTELRKMLRQQGMALRVVKNTLARLAVTGTELQELKPYLVGPTAIVHGKGDPTAPAKLLASFIKTKSTFQIKAGFAEGRVLVSQEVMALADLPPREVLAARLAGILQSPLRGLVTVLSGPLRSLLMVLEAVRQQKE
- the rplA gene encoding 50S ribosomal protein L1, giving the protein MSKAGKRYGVATEAVTRVGACDLAKAIEAVKSNAGAKFDETMEIAVCLGVDPKHADQMVRGTVVLPHGTGKSVRVLVFMKGEQEKDAREAGADYVGCEDLIEKIQQGWLEFDRAIATPNVMGLVGRLGKVLGPRGLMPNPKTGTVTFDVGKAVREFKGGKIEYRTEKAGIVHAPFGKASFTADQLRENAVALLEALLRAKPASSKGRYLNGVTISSTMGPGIKVELDTLVGLAKS
- the rplK gene encoding 50S ribosomal protein L11, yielding MAKKVTAIVKLQVPAGKANPAPPVGPALGQHGVNIMEFCKAFNALTASEEGLVIPVVITIYADRSFTFITKTPPAAILLKQAVGIAKASKEPNRTKVGKVTRMQVEEIARTKMPDLNALSLESAVRIIEGTARTMGIDVV
- the nusG gene encoding transcription termination/antitermination protein NusG, producing the protein MPQSWYVIHTYSGFENKVKGSIEQRAAAMGLADKISQVVIPTEDVVELKKGKRTVSSRKFLPGYVLIKAEMSEDIWYLVKNTPKVTGFVGPATQPTPVPEEQVQAILQQVEEGAERPKHRVMFLRGESVRVIDGPFANFTGLVDEVKPEKGRLKVMVSIFGRPTPVDLEFLQVEKV